The following proteins are encoded in a genomic region of Thermodesulfobacteriota bacterium:
- a CDS encoding TRAP transporter small permease subunit produces the protein MLASVTKTIDSISQWSGKAVAWLILPNVLALVYEVIARYILQRPTIWSYEVTYFLYGTHFLIGAAFVLLLKGHIRIDVLYMHLSPRGRALIDVLGYLILFFPVVLALIYAGTEFTIQSFQMGEKSGASPWRPHLYPFKAVLVLSFFLLLLQGVSEFLRSLNLLLKGRE, from the coding sequence ATGCTCGCTTCCGTCACGAAGACCATCGATTCAATCAGCCAGTGGTCTGGAAAGGCCGTGGCGTGGCTGATTCTGCCCAATGTGCTCGCCTTGGTCTACGAGGTCATCGCGAGATACATCCTCCAACGTCCGACGATATGGTCTTACGAGGTCACTTACTTCCTCTATGGCACCCATTTCCTCATCGGAGCGGCCTTCGTCCTCCTTCTCAAAGGCCATATCCGAATCGACGTCCTCTATATGCATCTCTCCCCAAGGGGAAGGGCTTTGATCGATGTGCTGGGTTACCTCATCCTCTTCTTTCCCGTGGTCCTGGCCCTCATCTACGCGGGGACGGAGTTTACGATCCAATCTTTCCAGATGGGAGAAAAATCGGGGGCCAGCCCTTGGCGGCCCCATCTCTACCCTTTTAAGGCCGTGTTGGTCTTAAGCTTCTTTCTTCTCCTGCTTCAGGGCGTCTCTGAATTTTTACGGAGTTTGAATCTCCTCCTGAAAGGAAGAGAGTAA
- the dctP gene encoding TRAP transporter substrate-binding protein DctP, with the protein MEKSRRKFLKALGVTALGAGAILPKPKRSHAQTKTFRWRLTTAWPTGIPLFTDMAKVLPDVVKKLSGGRMTIDIFPAGAIAPALEGVDAVRRGVCQMAHTWPGYDIGIHPATCLLGGYAGSPNSEVMIHWMYSAEGYKLWQDFRLEKFDVISFPGGLRPTEVFAHSHKPIRTLADLKGIKFRTVGAWADILPKLGASVITLPGGEVLPALERKVIDATEWACAGENLPMGFHEVAKYVIIPGIHQPSAPFEFVINKKAWEELPEDLKAIIEEAAKITTLMSWTKIGILDMGAMEVFKKRGNIIIELAPEVQAAAYKLGREWADAHAAKDPWFKRILDSQRKFEEGWKSIEKIRFLKYD; encoded by the coding sequence ATGGAAAAATCGAGGAGGAAGTTTTTAAAGGCGTTGGGCGTCACTGCATTAGGCGCCGGGGCAATCCTTCCCAAACCGAAGAGGAGCCATGCTCAGACCAAAACCTTCAGGTGGCGGTTAACGACCGCTTGGCCAACCGGGATCCCTCTCTTTACCGATATGGCGAAGGTCTTGCCGGACGTGGTCAAAAAATTGAGCGGAGGCCGGATGACGATCGATATCTTCCCTGCCGGGGCCATCGCTCCCGCCTTGGAAGGCGTTGATGCTGTGAGAAGAGGGGTATGCCAGATGGCCCATACCTGGCCAGGATACGATATCGGCATTCACCCCGCCACCTGCTTGCTCGGAGGGTATGCAGGAAGCCCCAACTCGGAAGTGATGATCCACTGGATGTATAGCGCTGAGGGTTACAAGCTCTGGCAAGATTTCCGACTGGAAAAATTCGATGTCATCTCTTTCCCGGGAGGGTTACGGCCCACCGAGGTCTTTGCCCATTCCCACAAACCCATCCGAACTCTGGCCGACCTCAAGGGCATCAAATTCCGGACGGTGGGGGCCTGGGCAGACATCCTGCCCAAATTAGGGGCATCGGTCATCACCCTCCCGGGCGGCGAGGTGTTGCCGGCCTTGGAGAGAAAGGTCATCGATGCCACCGAATGGGCTTGCGCGGGCGAAAATCTGCCGATGGGGTTCCACGAAGTGGCTAAGTATGTCATCATCCCTGGGATCCACCAACCCAGCGCTCCCTTTGAATTTGTCATCAATAAAAAAGCGTGGGAAGAGCTTCCCGAGGACCTCAAAGCCATTATCGAGGAGGCGGCCAAAATTACCACCCTGATGTCCTGGACGAAGATCGGGATCCTGGATATGGGGGCGATGGAGGTGTTCAAAAAGAGAGGAAATATCATCATCGAATTGGCCCCTGAAGTTCAGGCGGCCGCTTATAAGTTGGGGCGGGAATGGGCGGATGCTCATGCCGCCAAAGATCCCTGGTTCAAGCGAATTTTGGATTCTCAGAGGAAGTTCGAAGAGGGATGGAAAAGCATTGAGAAAATAAGATTTTTAAAATACGATTGA